The Bombus vancouverensis nearcticus chromosome 5, iyBomVanc1_principal, whole genome shotgun sequence genome segment TTTGTTTAACCTATGATAGTCATCCAACCAAGCATCAAACTGTCGATTATCCCTAACCTGTTTGGCAAGATGACAGGCTCTAGCCGGAGAATTAATAATTTCGTAATAAAAAACGGAGAAGTTGAGTGCAAGACCGAGCCTGATGGGATGCGTAGGCTGCATTTTTGATTTTGCTATGTCAAACGCTTCTTGATACGCTTTCTGTGAATCCTCGACTACCGCTGCAATGCAAACCGAGAAATCTAAATTATAACTTTCATAAATTTCGAGATAGCGCATAACCTCTGTCGAGGTACATTTGTATaagtgtatgtgtgtgtgtgtgtgcgtgtgtgtgtgtgcacgTCGGAATCGGAAGGAATAAAAAATAGGGAGAAGGAACCAATGGAGCGACTATCCAACCCCTGTGCGCAACTAAGTTTCTCGGGTTAAATATTCATACACGAGTTCGATCACGAAGCTTAGAATACACGCCGACAAGTTGTAAAAGTAAAAGCGTCTTCCCATCGAAAGATAAAGTAAAATCATATTTTTGCCTCCACTGCATCACCACCGCCGTCGTCTTTCCTATTGCAACTTTCCACGATTGCTGTGAACACTACCGACATCATCCtcgtttttataaattatacctgtTTGGCCAGCTGGCAGGCCTTGTCTGGTGAGTTGATGATCTCGTAATAAAAAACGGAGAAGTTGAGAGCAAGACCGAGCCTGATGGGATGCGTAGGCTGCATTTTTGACTTTGCTATGTCAAACGCTTCTTGGTACGCTTTCTGTGAATCCTCGACTACCGCTGTAATGCAAACCGGGAAATCCATATTACAATTTCTACAAACGTATACATAGAGCGTGACCTCCCTCTATCGCGATATATATGTAAGGGGACCTCGGGATAGGAAGAACGAAGAGGAAACGGGAAAAGAAACGAGCATCCAGCTCGCCTGAATTCTACGCGAACATTTACAGTATTCGTTATGGTGTACGTGAGCGTACTATACGGTTGTGCGAACAAAAAGAAGTCGACCAGAGCTTAGATACACGACAAGTTGGAAAGGTTAAAGTGCCTCTTCCATCACCCCATAAACGATAAAGCGGAATATCATGTTTTTTGCCTCCACTGCATCACCACCATCCTTTCGCATCTTTCCGCGATTGCTGTAAACTCTATTATCGATATGCGTATCAACCCTCGCCTTTGTGAATTATACCTGTTTGGCCAGCTGGCAGGCCTTGTCTGGAGAGTTGAGGATTTCGTAATAGAAAACGGAGAAGTTCAGGGCGAGACCTAGCCTGATCGGGTGGGTAGGCTGCATCTTTGACTTGCTGATTTCGAACGCATCCTGGTATGCCCTCTGACTGTCGTCTACCACGGCTGAATATATTACGTGCAAAATTATCAGcaaaatttcaatcttttcgTAATCGTCGATATTTCGAATTTAACACCGATGGTACCTCGATACATAGTCATCTTTAACGTTTCGCAGATAACGTGACGATGATACcgatactaataataataataatattaataataataataataataataatagtaataataatagtaataataatagtaataatgacAACAACATAGATACAGAACGATCTGATACACGCTAACCGACATCAATTTACGAAACTCGTAATTCGACTTGTCCGCGTTTCAAACTAATTTCGAAAGAAACgacacctctctctctctcttgtttCTGTATGTTATTATGTGAATTTAACATCGAATATACACGAGCGAAATGAAACGTAACAGACGTTTTTGTCATTATCGAGAAAAATATACGGCGTTAAATTCCACCAACGTTTTAGGAACGTTTTTCTGTTCAGGTGTAACGCGTTATACACAGATATTCCGACATAGGACGAGCGTCATGGAATTTTTCAAATCCACTTAAATCTAAGAATATATCAGAGAGTAGTTTCAACGAAGAACACCTGCCGTTGCAGCTgtgcttccttttttcttttttttttttttttttttgaagtaCAACTACGAAGACGGTCACAGGTACGAGAGCATTGTGCGACACCTTTCTATTCGAAGAAAGACGTATATCGATTCTCTCGTACGAATTCAATGTCAGATTACAGACAGTGTATCTTCGATAGTGCAATTACTTTCAAATTACCATGTATCTCAAAGAAACTTTGTAacgcgagaaagaagaaaaaagaaagaaaaaaaaaaagaaaaaacaaaatctTACGTCGTATTAACGCTTTAGAAGAGCGTCGATGAAAAATCAACTTCGACTAACAGTGATTATTAATCGGAATCGGTAAAGTTGTAGTTGTATAGCTGTTAGTAATTTATCGCATTACCAGATACATACCATTTCTGGTTTCTCCGGTAGCGACTTCTGCGAGATACCTGTAGTAGTCGCCCTTCATCTTGAGGTAGAATACTTTACTCTCGGCATTACTAGCCTTAGGGATCAGGTACTTATCAAGGAGTCCCTGCAATGTTGACAGTGCGAtcaatttttacatattttcccctctatttaaatatttacatcgATTTTTTTGTCTATTTATAGGTGATGTCGCGCAAAAATGAAAATCTCCGTTTCCATCGTATATACGCGAGTATACGACGAATATGCCAGTGAGTATTGGGAAACACTCCGGTGCTTTCCGTTTTCCAAACGCTCGTCGCTATAGCGGCTTGAAATATTAAACGCGTTTATGTAAATTTGTTTCGAATATTTGAACACGTCGCATCAAGCTAATCGCTATCAAAGCAAATTCAATCGCGATAAAGAAAGATGTTCTCGCGATTACTGGAACAAGTTTTGTCACGCTCGTTGGACGACGAGAAAAGATCGCAAGACGAGCTATTGGACAAGGAGCCGAGCCGGTGGTAATCAAGCCACGTGAAATCCAAACCGATGAGCGATCTTTGCTTTTGCCAGCCATGGAATACGCAGACGCGACAGAAAGGATCGTTCACCGATGTAAGACGATCCATTTATAAACACCAAAAGCCAGCTACTGCTCCGTGGACGTGTTaaatctaccatatcagaatGTTCCGACCAGAATAATGCACGTATCGTAGTTGATCGTGTGCGTCTCATCCACTTAAGAAGGAAATACTCAAACATTTCCCATTTATGTGAATTTCGTTATTCGTCAAATCGAAATTGCATAATAATAATTCGTAATAAAATGTGTAAAAGAGAAGTGAAAAAGGAGGGAATTCTTACCAATACGTCATAACAGATTTCACGCAGCTCCTTCTCAACCTTTTCCCTATATTCCTTGGCCATCTGCTGTTTGCGCTCAGAACCTTCGGTTTTCTGCTCGATGGAGGAGATGACTCGCCACGAGCTACGTCTTGCACCAACGACATTCTTGTACGCTACCGACAACAAGTTCCTTTCCTCGTTCGATAACTCGACTCCTGTTTCGGTGACTGCCTTCATCGCGGCTGCCATATCATCGTACCTTTCTGCCTGCTCGGCGAGCTTTGCACGCTGAACCAATTCCTCCTTATCGACGGACATTGTGTCGGCTAGAAAACAAAAATCTCGATATACAGAGCTAAACAAACAACGAGGCAATTCAGTCAGGCGTAATTGAAAGGACGAAGAAAACATTattgaaaaggaaaagagaagagaagagaagagaagagaagagaagagaagagaagagaagagaagagaagagaagagaagagaagagaagagaagaggagaggagaggagaggagaggagaggagaggagaggagaggaggtGTGTACATAACGTACATCGACACAGGCGTAACGGTACAACACAGTTGGATTAACTCGCGGCTTCAATGTCGCTGAGTTCCTTTTCTCATCTATCCGGGAGTCGCTGGTACGCGCGTGAGAATAGATTTCACCGACGCGTTTAGAACACAGAGTATGACGTACTCGGGCCGTGCGCGCGTGTGCTTCAACCTAACTGGCCTCGTTCGCACATAGTGTCGCGAgtattttcttccttcttcttcgaaAAGAAATAGGGAATTTCTTCTTCGAAGCTACGGATGAGCAGATGTTTcgaaaacgcagttacattctCCTTTTATTCGGTTTGGTAACGGTCATTGACAATGGATTTACCCGAAAGAGAAATTCGGTCTTTCTCAGCCTTGACCATGAACGTCACGTGCACCTTTAGCTCTACACCAAACATTTTTACGTTCTAAATCAAATCGAATTGAATATAATGGATTTCACTGTTTGAATCTACGTTTCTCTTGCGATCAACGACCAATTCAATCGATTTAATGCATAAAACTATTTCACGTTGAAAACTtgaacttttaattaatttttcgcTATTTCTAACCATTTTTATCCAATAATAtccataataattataatactcTCTTATCACGATTCGTGTCTAGAAATTATGCACTCAACTAACAAATTATTTCCAATGGAATGATGTTATCGCGTGATTATTCCTACCGATTATGTTCAAAACGACACAAGCTGCTGCAAACGTTCCTTTTCCTGTTTCTATTAATACCGGTAGATTTTTATGTTCATTCGATCGATTTTTATCCGTTACATTTTTAAGCAGGATAGAAACGAGTATAACGATTGTGAAATCTTCCATAAAATGATCGATCGATAAGGATCGCGCATAAATGGAAAGAATAAAACTTCAACGACATCTTTACTAACGTGGATATAATCGCATGGTAACGATGAGTCACTGCATCGGACCGCGTTACAACGCCAAACCGTAGTAGGCACACATCTAAACATCTCGACTCCTTTTAACACGTTCTACGACCGTTCGTCGACCGTGCGCGCGCACGCGCACCCGAGATCTTCGGTTTCGTATTTGTACGCGTTTTACCCTACATTCTCGATCTCAACGATCGTTAAGAACATCGATTCATAGATAGAATCAGCGAAAATCATCGACCACGATCAACAGTAACTAGAAAGAATCCATAATATCGGCACGGAGCTTTTATATCAGCTATATCGCATATGGCGCCTGATTCTCCCCCAATGAGTCACGGCGGCAAGGAACATCGTTGTGACGCGACGTAACAGGCAAATCTATATACTTCTCACGCATACGCGTCGATTACAACTGCATCCAAGAATGAAAGTAATGAATCGCGGATTATACCGGAAACGATACCACCATTTCTCTACGCGTTCCCCTACCGATGTTTAACGACGTTTCCATTTGACTTCAAGCAGAGTCGTTTTCTACTCCCATTCGTATCGATCATCCTCCTTTCTTTCTCGTGCACACAAATAACGCGCAAACTCCGTTCGATTCACGTTTTAAGATTCCAGACGGCTCGAAAAAATCAATTAGCAAAGTAATTTCGAATACGACGATCTATCTCTATACATACGATAAATACGGATTAATCCATCACTTATCGCGATAATAGCAGTAAAAAATTTGGAATTTGCTACAAGAAAATAAAACACGCTGTTCTTATTAACCTACTTCTAATCATAAGCTGAAACGCTGCTATAACATCGATCATTGGTATTCAAAGTAAGTAATTTTAAAAGCTGGAACATGATCGATTTCGTGTATGTGCGATATATGGTAAGTCTTTGTTATTAATTCCTCGAGCGAAATGCATTCTGTGCTACTTAAAGGGGTAACGAACAACGGTGTTTTACGTATCAATCAGTAAACATTTACATCATTGTCATAAAGCAACCATGAAGCAGCTCCTCCCTCCAAACGATTATTCGCAAAGCGGCGCACGCGTATTTTTCATAATTTGCGCATACCCAATTTACGAGTGCGATTCAACGTTGAAAAACAGATGAGCAGTTTTTCGAAACTTGTTTTCTTTTAGTGCGCCTTATCACGCTGGTAAATATAACGACGTAGAAACTGCGTATGAATCGTTATTGTCGCGATCGCCGTTCACATCCATTCATCTAATAGGACTGTTGGGACACGAGAACATTATGTCACCAGAAAAACTACCGTTTTTCTGTAAAAATGTGTATACGG includes the following:
- the 14-3-3zeta gene encoding tyrosine 3-monooxygenase/tryptophan 5-monooxygenase activation protein zeta isoform X1, with translation MSVDKEELVQRAKLAEQAERYDDMAAAMKAVTETGVELSNEERNLLSVAYKNVVGARRSSWRVISSIEQKTEGSERKQQMAKEYREKVEKELREICYDVLGLLDKYLIPKASNAESKVFYLKMKGDYYRYLAEVATGETRNAVVDDSQRAYQDAFEISKSKMQPTHPIRLGLALNFSVFYYEILNSPDKACQLAKQAFDDAIAELDTLNEDSYKDSTLIMQLLRDNLTLWTSDTQGDADEAQEGGDN
- the 14-3-3zeta gene encoding tyrosine 3-monooxygenase/tryptophan 5-monooxygenase activation protein zeta isoform X2, whose translation is MSVDKEELVQRAKLAEQAERYDDMAAAMKAVTETGVELSNEERNLLSVAYKNVVGARRSSWRVISSIEQKTEGSERKQQMAKEYREKVEKELREICYDVLGLLDKYLIPKASNAESKVFYLKMKGDYYRYLAEVATGETRNAVVEDSQKAYQEAFDIAKSKMQPTHPIRLGLALNFSVFYYEIINSPDKACQLAKQAFDDAIAELDTLNEDSYKDSTLIMQLLRDNLTLWTSDTQGDADEAQEGGDN
- the 14-3-3zeta gene encoding tyrosine 3-monooxygenase/tryptophan 5-monooxygenase activation protein zeta isoform X4: MSVDKEELVQRAKLAEQAERYDDMAAAMKAVTETGVELSNEERNLLSVAYKNVVGARRSSWRVISSIEQKTEGSERKQQMAKEYREKVEKELREICYDVLGLLDKYLIPKASNAESKVFYLKMKGDYYRYLAEVATGETRNAVVDDSQRAYQDAFEISKSKMQPTHPIRLGLALNFSVFYYEILNSPDKACQLAKQR
- the 14-3-3zeta gene encoding tyrosine 3-monooxygenase/tryptophan 5-monooxygenase activation protein zeta isoform X3 — encoded protein: MSVDKEELVQRAKLAEQAERYDDMAAAMKAVTETGVELSNEERNLLSVAYKNVVGARRSSWRVISSIEQKTEGSERKQQMAKEYREKVEKELREICYDVLGLLDKYLIPKASNAESKVFYLKMKGDYYRYLAEVATGETRNAVVEDSQKAYQEAFDIAKSKMQPTHPIRLGLALNFSVFYYEIINSPARACHLAKQAFDDAIAELDTLNEDSYKDSTLIMQLLRDNLTLWTSDTQGDADEAQEGGDN